The following proteins are encoded in a genomic region of Porphyrobacter sp. CACIAM 03H1:
- a CDS encoding DUF4350 domain-containing protein — translation MKNKPRPEVDPRASQTPASSERLTEDYLRLQRELEELRRSYIALADRHRWVHAVVNILAAEPTAWWQRWLPWRVWYRTVLRKLGRRGLFDAAQYLVFNPDVAQFRSGPLAHALLHGLAEERGGIPAAPEPVAVSALSPALRDRIVASGLFDLHWYRSKNPDVSPNLDEALTSYLKRSSNDPLHDPGPLFSGAFYLIENPDTINMHPLEHYVYYGLAEGRRAFSSSNADEFIKGSAAQRLEQIDAFFDPAKETLVLHWAEGNFFFTDIAAYLADYLARRGYKARRLTDDSALMQEDHNLLVVAPHEYCIHGPGKDWPAERLARAVYFNTEQWHTSWFSLALGVMLRSRMAIDINPASARGLRRLGIRASFVPLLPFESSVFAVETAPLSKQTTARRYVKALTWPQNYDERPYEILFIGALNPRREAILAKLAPVLARYDAFIHSPRLSGPANSTNGNTLPKHDVAQLARNAKILLNIHQGESHYFEWHRLFVSGICEGCVVLTEPCIDTGILTSGVHYLECAAAAMPEMLNHLLTTAEGRARLAEVRANCEALLASITAHGEILS, via the coding sequence TTGAAGAACAAGCCGCGACCGGAGGTTGATCCGCGAGCGAGTCAGACGCCGGCAAGCTCGGAGCGGCTCACCGAGGATTACCTGCGCCTCCAGCGCGAGCTGGAGGAACTCCGGCGAAGCTATATCGCTCTCGCGGATCGACATCGATGGGTGCATGCGGTCGTAAACATCCTCGCGGCCGAGCCGACTGCTTGGTGGCAGAGGTGGCTGCCCTGGCGCGTATGGTACCGCACGGTCCTGCGAAAACTAGGCCGGCGAGGCCTGTTCGATGCCGCGCAATATCTTGTGTTCAACCCGGACGTCGCGCAATTCAGGTCGGGTCCGCTCGCGCACGCCCTCCTCCACGGCCTTGCGGAGGAGCGTGGCGGGATTCCGGCCGCGCCGGAGCCGGTCGCCGTAAGCGCGCTCTCGCCGGCATTGCGCGACAGGATAGTTGCAAGCGGTCTGTTCGATCTCCACTGGTACAGGTCTAAGAACCCCGATGTGTCCCCTAACCTCGATGAGGCGCTTACCAGTTACCTCAAGCGTTCTTCGAACGATCCGCTTCATGATCCCGGTCCGCTGTTCTCGGGCGCATTTTACCTCATCGAGAACCCAGACACGATTAACATGCACCCGCTTGAACACTACGTTTACTACGGGTTGGCGGAAGGCCGCCGTGCATTTTCGTCCAGCAATGCCGACGAGTTCATAAAGGGTTCGGCCGCCCAACGCCTTGAGCAGATCGATGCGTTTTTCGACCCTGCTAAGGAGACCCTTGTGCTCCATTGGGCCGAAGGGAACTTCTTCTTCACGGACATCGCGGCTTACCTCGCCGATTACCTGGCGCGGCGTGGATATAAGGCGCGCCGCTTGACCGATGACAGTGCCTTAATGCAGGAGGACCACAACCTGCTCGTCGTTGCTCCGCACGAGTACTGCATCCACGGTCCGGGAAAGGACTGGCCGGCTGAGCGCTTGGCACGCGCGGTGTATTTCAACACCGAGCAGTGGCATACGTCCTGGTTTTCGCTGGCGCTCGGGGTCATGCTCCGTTCGCGGATGGCAATCGACATCAATCCCGCCTCAGCACGGGGCCTGCGCCGACTTGGCATACGCGCCAGCTTTGTGCCGCTGCTGCCATTCGAAAGCTCAGTGTTCGCGGTCGAGACGGCGCCTCTGTCCAAACAGACTACCGCGAGGCGCTATGTGAAGGCGCTGACTTGGCCGCAGAACTATGACGAGCGACCCTACGAGATTTTGTTCATTGGCGCTCTGAACCCGCGGCGCGAGGCCATACTAGCCAAGCTTGCGCCGGTTCTCGCCAGGTATGACGCTTTCATTCACAGCCCCCGCCTTAGCGGGCCAGCGAACTCAACCAATGGCAACACCTTGCCGAAACATGACGTTGCTCAGCTCGCACGTAACGCGAAGATCCTGCTCAACATCCACCAGGGCGAAAGTCATTATTTCGAGTGGCACCGGCTGTTTGTTTCGGGCATCTGCGAGGGTTGCGTCGTTCTGACCGAGCCCTGCATTGATACCGGGATTCTCACGTCTGGCGTACACTACTTAGAGTGCGCGGCGGCAGCGATGCCAGAAATGCTGAATCATTTGCTGACCACCGCCGAAGGCCGCGCCCGACTTGCCGAGGTACGTGCCAATTGTGAGGCCCTGCTCGCCTCCATCACCGCGCACGGAGAGATCCTGTCATGA
- a CDS encoding class I SAM-dependent methyltransferase encodes MISLEETLRIHLTLWAGYQSREVSQVLDYSDKENRFEEQWQRDHYFAVGRDALRIVMSELLINGRGVPSSILDFPSGSGRVTRHLRAMFPEARIGACDLYSSHIHFCEREFGAEPIQSSESLATLDIGEWDLIFCGSLLTHLPHPLFIEAIRFIARSLTPNGIAIATVEGRHAIYIQDHKWKLIGDDLFEIARAQYHETGFGFVDYDSAFRDAAFAAQATYGVTLINPSRLMGEIQGLEDVRILGFRERAWDDHQDVVVFGRPGVNA; translated from the coding sequence ATGATCAGTTTGGAAGAGACCCTCCGTATCCACCTCACTTTATGGGCGGGCTACCAATCGCGTGAAGTAAGTCAGGTGCTAGACTACTCTGATAAGGAAAACCGCTTTGAAGAGCAGTGGCAGCGCGACCACTACTTTGCCGTTGGAAGGGACGCCCTCCGTATCGTGATGTCTGAATTGCTCATCAATGGGCGCGGAGTTCCTTCCAGCATTCTTGATTTTCCTTCGGGATCAGGACGGGTAACGCGTCACCTTAGGGCCATGTTTCCCGAGGCGAGGATTGGCGCTTGCGATCTTTACTCGTCGCATATCCACTTCTGCGAGCGCGAGTTCGGCGCGGAGCCGATTCAGAGCAGCGAAAGCCTAGCCACGCTCGACATCGGGGAATGGGACTTGATCTTCTGCGGCTCGCTTTTGACCCACCTTCCGCATCCGTTGTTTATTGAGGCGATCCGCTTCATCGCCCGTTCTCTGACGCCTAACGGGATTGCCATCGCGACGGTTGAAGGGCGTCACGCGATCTACATCCAAGATCACAAGTGGAAGCTGATTGGCGACGATCTGTTCGAGATCGCGCGCGCCCAGTATCACGAAACTGGCTTCGGTTTCGTCGATTACGATTCGGCGTTTCGCGACGCAGCCTTCGCGGCACAGGCGACCTATGGCGTCACCCTGATCAATCCGTCCAGACTGATGGGCGAGATTCAAGGGCTCGAGGACGTGCGGATATTGGGTTTCCGCGAGCGGGCTTGGGACGATCATCAAGATGTCGTCGTGTTCGGACGGCCGGGAGTTAACGCTTGA
- a CDS encoding NAD-dependent epimerase/dehydratase family protein, protein MKVLLIGGCGFVGSHVADALLDQGLKVRVLDLKPEAYRPPLHNVEYVFGDFGDSNTLFEALAGVDAVVHLASTTVPGTANLDPVADIKGNLISTVRLLGLLRNTGCRKFVYLSSGGTVYGIPQHDTVPETHQLKPINSYGIVKVAIENYLHMEQMLHGLSHVVLRASNPYGPRQGRLGVQGIIGTSLWKVVQGEPIEIWGDGSVIRDFVHVRDLAKLCVKALISDATGCFNAGSGTGASVNEIVEKIARTLEMKGLEPMTVTHTPGRAYDVPRIVLDITRAKECLGWTPQISLEEGIAESFEWVRNQISNS, encoded by the coding sequence ATGAAGGTCTTGTTGATAGGGGGCTGCGGCTTTGTGGGATCGCACGTCGCAGATGCACTCTTGGACCAGGGGCTGAAGGTGCGCGTTCTCGACCTCAAGCCGGAGGCGTACAGGCCTCCGTTGCACAACGTTGAGTACGTTTTTGGTGACTTCGGTGATAGCAACACGCTGTTCGAAGCTTTGGCGGGCGTTGATGCGGTCGTTCATCTCGCGAGCACGACGGTTCCGGGAACGGCCAATCTCGATCCGGTGGCCGATATCAAAGGCAATCTGATCTCGACAGTCCGGCTGCTTGGTCTCCTGCGGAACACGGGGTGCCGCAAGTTCGTCTATCTGTCGTCCGGCGGAACGGTTTACGGGATTCCGCAGCATGACACCGTGCCGGAGACCCACCAGCTTAAGCCGATCAATTCGTATGGCATCGTTAAAGTCGCCATCGAGAACTACCTCCATATGGAGCAGATGCTTCACGGCTTGAGTCATGTTGTGCTCCGAGCGTCGAACCCTTACGGGCCCAGGCAAGGACGGCTCGGCGTGCAGGGCATTATAGGCACGAGCTTGTGGAAGGTTGTTCAAGGCGAGCCGATCGAGATCTGGGGCGATGGGTCGGTGATCCGTGACTTCGTCCACGTCCGTGATCTTGCAAAGCTCTGCGTCAAGGCGTTGATTTCTGATGCCACGGGTTGCTTCAATGCCGGCAGCGGAACTGGAGCATCGGTTAACGAAATCGTCGAGAAGATCGCGCGCACCCTTGAAATGAAGGGGCTCGAGCCGATGACAGTCACACACACGCCCGGTCGCGCCTATGATGTTCCGCGTATTGTGCTCGACATCACCCGGGCGAAGGAGTGCCTTGGGTGGACGCCGCAAATCAGCCTAGAAGAGGGGATTGCCGAAAGCTTCGAATGGGTCCGCAATCAGATCTCCAACTCATAG
- a CDS encoding rhamnan synthesis F family protein: protein MTAVDTIWEKYASQIPGLLERRPDFRFDPDYYASKTSLVGASLDAIREHFDAHGHEHGLKANKYHEYAKHSDEVQKILCELVDEEEIEPLLRKGEPLAVELLFELISLGDPIDSQVSRFSVTHYNMSHPDIATANVDPLYHYLNFGAKEGRATLGAIREARQVGRISFDPAKPTVLVCVHEMSRTGAPIVGLDIAREACETHNVIVASLRDGPLLEQFTQFATEVLITDKPRTEFRFLSSVAARDIDFAILNSVVCFPFISFVVEAEIPFASYIHEYAQYTRPSYPFNFVLLYSDLLVFSSQHVRDSWRDRMLDVNFNVDRDTAILPQRVPTLGGVSVDVLSNSRERLSRQIGRNLTNTRIVCGAGQPQWRKGTDIFVMAAQICRSRDPDTLFVWIGHGVQHDELHFGAYMTHHLDQIGVGKKDSNVVFLEAGPAYKDLLAASDVMFMSSRLDPLPNVVFDALEHGCKVIQFEGASGFTDEDYKKLGMFATVEFGNPEAAVEEILKTPRKQASERQGRGDQLDLFRMLSETLMKRLGQQRYFVSGVSQIDEPVMFTSSAADADARALERSKMFQYGRRRLWRDLDDVRSELSSSDNWVHKALRLAPYEVSREETLPVFSMHIHAHYTDELASDVEAFYMYREAKRVVITTDTHKKKDAILKIMEPHGIRPEVVLVPNTGRDILPFIKMFEKGGVAGEDEFWCHVHQKKSLTSTSGGDRWRKFLLRILLGDASRASSAFANLTRAGVGLVAPFDPHFIGWDDSRRLLPKFDGRLPGPFPENPLLFPVGNMFWVRRSVVEAMIEFFGPDYAWPSEPISNDGTEYHLIERLWPAIAASIGLESVFVHKLDEKRL from the coding sequence GTGACGGCAGTCGACACCATTTGGGAGAAGTATGCTTCCCAGATTCCCGGGCTGCTCGAGCGCCGCCCCGATTTCCGCTTCGACCCGGATTACTATGCCAGCAAGACGAGCCTTGTCGGTGCGTCCCTGGACGCCATCCGGGAGCACTTCGACGCGCACGGCCACGAGCATGGGCTCAAGGCCAACAAGTACCATGAATATGCCAAGCACAGCGACGAAGTTCAGAAGATCCTATGCGAGTTAGTTGACGAGGAAGAGATAGAGCCGCTTCTTCGCAAAGGTGAGCCGCTCGCAGTCGAGCTTCTATTTGAACTCATAAGCTTGGGAGATCCGATTGATTCACAGGTCTCTCGATTCTCAGTGACGCATTACAATATGTCCCACCCGGACATCGCCACGGCAAATGTAGATCCCCTTTATCACTATCTCAATTTCGGTGCGAAGGAAGGGCGGGCCACTCTCGGCGCGATCCGCGAGGCTAGGCAGGTTGGGAGGATCTCTTTTGATCCGGCAAAGCCAACCGTTCTGGTCTGTGTTCACGAGATGTCCCGTACGGGGGCGCCGATCGTCGGGCTGGACATTGCGCGCGAGGCTTGTGAGACACACAACGTCATTGTCGCCTCTCTCCGTGACGGCCCACTCCTTGAGCAATTCACGCAGTTTGCCACCGAGGTACTGATCACAGATAAGCCTAGGACCGAGTTCCGCTTTCTCTCTTCGGTCGCGGCGAGGGACATCGATTTTGCGATCCTGAATTCTGTAGTTTGCTTCCCGTTCATCTCCTTCGTTGTGGAAGCCGAAATTCCCTTCGCCTCCTATATCCATGAATACGCGCAGTACACGCGGCCGTCTTATCCATTCAATTTCGTCCTGCTGTATTCGGACTTGCTCGTTTTTTCCTCGCAGCACGTCCGCGACAGTTGGCGGGATCGCATGCTTGACGTGAATTTCAACGTTGATCGCGACACGGCGATCCTTCCCCAGCGGGTCCCGACGTTGGGTGGCGTTTCGGTCGACGTCCTATCCAACAGTCGCGAGCGCCTTTCCCGTCAGATCGGTCGCAACCTGACGAATACTCGGATCGTCTGCGGCGCCGGTCAGCCGCAGTGGCGAAAAGGCACCGACATCTTCGTGATGGCGGCGCAGATCTGCAGAAGTCGCGACCCTGACACCCTGTTCGTGTGGATCGGCCACGGCGTTCAGCATGATGAACTGCACTTCGGTGCCTACATGACCCACCATTTGGACCAGATAGGCGTGGGCAAGAAGGACTCCAACGTGGTCTTTCTCGAAGCAGGTCCGGCTTACAAGGATCTGCTGGCAGCGTCCGATGTCATGTTCATGTCTTCGAGGCTCGATCCCTTGCCAAATGTCGTGTTCGATGCTCTCGAACACGGGTGCAAGGTGATCCAGTTCGAAGGGGCTTCAGGCTTCACGGACGAGGACTACAAGAAGTTGGGTATGTTCGCGACCGTGGAGTTCGGAAATCCGGAAGCCGCGGTAGAAGAGATACTGAAGACGCCGCGAAAGCAGGCCTCTGAGCGCCAAGGACGCGGCGATCAACTGGACCTGTTCCGGATGCTTTCCGAAACGCTGATGAAAAGGCTCGGGCAGCAGCGCTATTTCGTTTCCGGCGTCTCACAGATCGACGAACCAGTGATGTTTACCTCGAGCGCCGCGGACGCCGATGCCCGCGCGCTGGAGCGCAGCAAGATGTTCCAGTACGGGCGCCGGAGGCTGTGGCGCGATCTCGACGACGTGCGGAGCGAACTGAGCTCATCCGACAACTGGGTTCACAAGGCTCTTCGTCTGGCGCCGTACGAGGTGTCTAGAGAGGAGACGCTGCCGGTTTTCTCGATGCACATCCACGCCCACTACACCGATGAGCTGGCGTCGGACGTCGAGGCATTCTATATGTACCGGGAGGCGAAGCGTGTCGTCATAACCACCGATACGCACAAGAAGAAAGACGCCATCCTAAAAATCATGGAGCCGCATGGTATCCGGCCCGAGGTGGTGCTTGTTCCGAATACCGGACGCGACATCCTGCCCTTCATCAAGATGTTCGAGAAGGGCGGCGTGGCCGGTGAAGACGAATTCTGGTGCCACGTCCATCAGAAAAAGTCGCTAACGTCAACGAGCGGTGGCGACCGGTGGCGCAAGTTCCTCCTGCGCATTCTCCTCGGGGACGCGAGCCGTGCTTCCAGCGCGTTCGCAAATCTCACCCGCGCCGGAGTCGGCTTGGTCGCACCTTTCGACCCCCACTTCATCGGATGGGACGACAGCCGGCGATTGCTCCCGAAATTCGACGGTCGCCTGCCGGGGCCGTTCCCGGAGAACCCGTTGCTCTTCCCAGTCGGAAACATGTTCTGGGTCCGGCGATCAGTGGTGGAGGCGATGATCGAATTCTTCGGACCCGATTATGCGTGGCCGAGCGAGCCCATTTCAAACGACGGCACGGAGTATCATTTAATCGAACGCCTCTGGCCCGCGATCGCTGCGTCGATTGGACTAGAATCGGTGTTCGTGCATAAGCTCGACGAAAAGAGGCTCTAG
- a CDS encoding ABC transporter ATP-binding protein, protein MIACVDLRKSYRLGHKKHNVLKGVNLTIRPGEKIALLGRNGAGKSTLIRQIGGVELPDRGKIVRHMTNSWPIGFNGGFQGSLTGYDNARFIARIYGSELSSIRGFVEEFTELGSALKRPVQTYSSGMRARLAFALSLAIEFDCYLIDEVILVGDQNFQKKCHSELFEKRADRAMLIASHDMHTIERVCDRAILMHNGIAYEYEAVADAIAAYEQL, encoded by the coding sequence ATGATCGCTTGCGTTGATCTCCGCAAGTCGTACCGGCTCGGGCACAAGAAGCATAACGTTCTAAAGGGCGTGAACCTGACGATCCGCCCGGGCGAAAAGATCGCGCTGCTGGGCCGCAACGGTGCCGGCAAGTCGACCCTGATCAGGCAGATCGGCGGTGTCGAGTTGCCGGACCGCGGCAAGATCGTCCGTCACATGACGAATAGCTGGCCGATCGGCTTCAACGGAGGCTTCCAAGGCAGCCTAACCGGCTACGATAATGCGCGCTTCATTGCCCGGATCTACGGGAGCGAATTGTCGAGTATCCGCGGTTTTGTCGAAGAGTTCACCGAATTGGGATCTGCGCTGAAAAGGCCTGTCCAAACCTATTCTTCCGGGATGAGGGCCCGGCTTGCTTTTGCCCTTTCGCTGGCCATTGAATTCGATTGCTACCTGATTGACGAGGTCATACTTGTCGGCGACCAGAACTTTCAAAAGAAATGCCACTCCGAGCTGTTTGAGAAGAGAGCTGATCGCGCAATGTTGATTGCCAGCCACGACATGCACACGATCGAACGGGTCTGCGACCGTGCGATCTTGATGCACAACGGCATAGCGTATGAATATGAGGCAGTGGCTGACGCGATCGCAGCCTATGAACAGTTGTGA
- a CDS encoding glycosyltransferase family 2 protein, translating to MITREARVLFSHGHASRRVSVIVPLYNYANYIVETLESVRAQSFRDLVIIVIDDCSQDDSAAVVKSWMEQNRDCGLALVLLQNTSNARLAITRNTGIAHATTEYCFFLDADNTIYPRCIEKHVAALDSRLDAAVAYSLIEVFHRRSALMGASLFSRDALRHGNYLDAMTMVRRSILLDFEGFHHIDYGWEDYDLWLRLCEANQFAVHIPEILSRYREHSASMLRTDTNLPDHIRKLHLMMTERHPWLDLH from the coding sequence ATGATCACGCGCGAGGCCCGAGTCCTATTCAGCCACGGCCACGCCAGCCGCAGGGTCAGTGTGATAGTGCCACTGTACAACTACGCCAATTACATCGTCGAAACGCTTGAGTCAGTGCGGGCGCAGAGTTTCCGCGACCTCGTCATCATTGTCATCGACGATTGCAGCCAAGACGATTCTGCCGCGGTCGTAAAGAGCTGGATGGAGCAAAATCGCGACTGCGGGCTAGCGCTTGTGCTGCTTCAGAATACCAGCAACGCCCGCTTGGCGATCACTCGAAACACCGGCATCGCCCACGCTACGACCGAGTATTGTTTCTTCCTCGATGCCGACAACACCATCTATCCGCGCTGCATAGAGAAGCATGTTGCCGCTCTCGACAGCCGACTGGATGCGGCTGTGGCCTACAGCCTGATCGAAGTGTTCCACCGTCGATCCGCGCTAATGGGGGCGAGCCTATTCAGCCGCGACGCGCTGCGACACGGTAACTACCTTGATGCGATGACGATGGTGCGTAGGTCAATCCTGCTGGATTTCGAGGGGTTTCACCACATCGACTACGGATGGGAAGATTACGACCTCTGGCTGCGCCTGTGTGAGGCAAATCAGTTCGCCGTGCACATCCCCGAGATACTCTCGCGCTATCGCGAACATTCCGCATCAATGCTGCGGACTGATACCAACCTTCCCGATCATATCCGCAAGCTACATCTGATGATGACCGAAAGGCACCCCTGGCTCGATCTTCACTGA
- a CDS encoding glycosyltransferase family 2 protein — translation MTIRVHIDAFLIDPFRYLTAWKWRILGKRVRASGQFAALLAGSPRAYDFWILILDRSQSHAKVDRDVPIVALVQDSDDHVAVDATLRSLAASGIQSLVIGSCVKAILRRILGGADRQQERWIMLLQAGDLLSPRAAASYLAAIETVSASCTVIYADDDALDHSGRRTRPHLKPDWNSELQGHFDFVTGACIVRADAVDLADADGTCDWTARMVSGAARRGTVSHIPKILHHRRARPLAPAKVDPVQVASHLPLVSVIIPTRNRVTLLRTCITGLRATRYPGIEIIVANNDSDDPETLAYLGALAEGGVTIVDQPGPFNYSAINNNAVALARGELICLMNNDIEVLSPDWLAIMATQAMRPEVGAVGAQLLYPDGRIQHAGVVIGVGNAAGHAHRFLRPEAEGYFRRHSLPQYVSAVTAACLVVRRDRFLAVGGLNASNFPVAFNDVDLCLKLNQRGWQSFYEPRAVLLHHESVSRGLDTDPVGAARFAGELAALQRIWRTDEITDPFHHPMLSRASEQFALDLTPAAVPA, via the coding sequence TTGACCATCCGGGTCCATATCGACGCGTTTCTGATCGATCCCTTCCGATATCTGACCGCGTGGAAGTGGCGCATCCTTGGGAAGCGGGTTAGAGCAAGCGGGCAATTCGCTGCTCTCCTCGCAGGATCTCCGCGCGCCTACGATTTCTGGATCCTCATCCTAGATCGCTCTCAGTCTCACGCGAAAGTTGATCGCGACGTGCCGATCGTCGCGCTGGTGCAGGACAGCGATGATCACGTAGCCGTGGATGCGACACTGCGGAGCCTTGCGGCATCGGGTATCCAGTCACTGGTGATCGGATCATGCGTCAAAGCAATCCTCAGGCGGATCCTAGGCGGCGCCGATCGTCAGCAGGAGCGATGGATCATGCTGCTGCAGGCTGGCGACCTCCTTTCGCCCCGCGCGGCAGCCAGCTATCTTGCGGCGATTGAAACGGTCAGTGCGTCCTGCACGGTGATCTATGCCGATGACGATGCTCTCGATCATAGCGGCCGACGGACAAGGCCGCACCTCAAGCCGGATTGGAACAGTGAACTCCAAGGCCATTTCGACTTCGTAACAGGGGCCTGCATCGTTCGCGCCGATGCGGTAGACCTCGCCGACGCGGACGGAACTTGCGACTGGACTGCCCGGATGGTGTCTGGTGCAGCGAGGCGAGGCACGGTGAGTCATATCCCGAAGATCCTTCACCACCGTCGCGCGCGCCCACTAGCTCCGGCAAAGGTCGATCCGGTCCAGGTCGCTTCCCACCTACCCCTCGTCAGTGTCATAATCCCGACGCGCAACCGGGTGACCCTTCTGCGGACATGCATCACCGGCCTGCGAGCCACCCGCTACCCGGGCATCGAGATCATAGTCGCCAACAACGACAGCGATGACCCAGAGACGCTCGCATATCTTGGGGCGCTTGCTGAGGGGGGAGTGACGATCGTCGATCAGCCGGGGCCGTTCAATTACTCGGCGATAAACAACAATGCCGTTGCGCTTGCTCGCGGCGAGCTCATCTGCCTGATGAACAACGACATCGAGGTGCTTTCGCCCGACTGGCTTGCGATCATGGCGACCCAGGCGATGCGCCCGGAGGTTGGCGCGGTCGGAGCACAGCTCCTATACCCAGACGGCCGCATCCAGCACGCAGGCGTGGTGATCGGGGTCGGCAACGCGGCCGGTCATGCCCACCGGTTCCTGCGTCCGGAGGCGGAAGGATACTTCCGGCGCCACTCGCTGCCCCAGTACGTCTCCGCGGTCACCGCCGCCTGTCTCGTCGTGCGCCGTGACCGATTCCTGGCCGTGGGCGGGCTCAACGCGTCGAACTTCCCCGTCGCGTTCAACGATGTAGACCTGTGCCTCAAGCTCAATCAGCGCGGCTGGCAATCCTTCTACGAGCCGCGCGCGGTGCTGCTACACCACGAGTCGGTCTCGCGCGGACTCGACACCGACCCGGTCGGCGCCGCCCGCTTCGCTGGCGAATTGGCGGCGCTACAGCGGATCTGGCGGACCGATGAGATCACCGACCCCTTCCACCACCCGATGCTGAGCCGCGCCTCCGAGCAGTTCGCGCTCGACCTCACGCCGGCGGCGGTGCCGGCCTGA
- a CDS encoding ABC transporter permease: MPSLRQGWNIQVRVIGALMLRELTTRFGRENIGFLWMMAEPLLFALLVGLLWRVLKGPVEAGVDIVAFVVTGYLPLVLFRTSVSRGVKSFTANGGLMYHRQIKILDLLLVRFLVELIGHAMAYLFIATVLCVLGFFPVPYDLGFLVLGGFYYAFFTLAVMLVVAPLSEMSEVIEKIIPVTTYLMIPFSGAFSLVSFLTPTVANALLYSPPVHGMEMMRYGVFGPSIDPHFDYLYPFMFNLPCMALGLLLCRIVRQRLVIE; encoded by the coding sequence ATGCCATCGTTGCGCCAAGGCTGGAACATTCAGGTTCGCGTAATCGGCGCGCTCATGCTCCGCGAACTGACGACGCGGTTCGGTCGGGAGAACATCGGATTTCTTTGGATGATGGCCGAGCCGCTCCTATTCGCGTTGCTGGTCGGCCTTCTTTGGCGCGTGTTGAAGGGACCAGTCGAAGCCGGTGTCGATATCGTCGCTTTCGTCGTGACTGGGTATCTTCCGCTCGTTCTGTTCCGAACATCTGTGAGCCGAGGCGTGAAATCCTTCACAGCCAATGGCGGCCTTATGTACCACAGACAGATCAAGATTCTGGACCTGCTTCTGGTCCGCTTCTTGGTTGAACTTATCGGGCACGCGATGGCCTATCTATTCATTGCCACGGTCCTGTGCGTTCTTGGCTTCTTCCCGGTTCCCTACGATCTGGGCTTTCTCGTACTTGGCGGGTTCTATTACGCTTTCTTCACTCTTGCCGTTATGCTCGTAGTCGCGCCGCTCAGCGAAATGAGTGAGGTGATCGAGAAGATCATCCCAGTCACCACCTATCTGATGATCCCGTTTTCGGGCGCGTTCAGCCTCGTCAGCTTCCTTACGCCGACAGTGGCTAACGCCCTGCTCTATTCTCCGCCGGTCCACGGGATGGAAATGATGCGTTACGGAGTTTTTGGTCCGTCCATCGACCCCCACTTCGACTATCTATACCCGTTCATGTTCAACCTGCCGTGCATGGCACTCGGTTTGCTACTTTGCAGGATCGTGCGTCAACGTCTGGTGATTGAATGA